A genome region from Gossypium hirsutum isolate 1008001.06 chromosome A04, Gossypium_hirsutum_v2.1, whole genome shotgun sequence includes the following:
- the LOC107933332 gene encoding ankyrin-3, protein MGSEELEENMDASLYKAAAEGNIEEFNKQGLQLESLKTPTHDNVLHVNLATQENAAWPFSIFLSIIKFYPLIKFYPLIHGCFSSSLLNLITRIRGEKRSDFIERILSECPSLLLQTNAKGQTPLHYAAKNGHSAIVKLLIKSCAKPRTGDLEQGTDQGSAVREMLRIRDKESNTALHEAARCGNVEVLKALLEFKNPDFPYSANEKQETPLYIAARRRGSGRLLTLLLREFGSTPHGGPHGRTALHAAAMAGDAEAIRVILEKENLTKERDEDGHTALHYAAHLGSRISVVEELLKRDISAAYIGDGKRGMTPLLMAARQGDVRTVLRIISLCPDCCEKVDDKGLNLLHYLAFRGSFTLYGRSLLKLGGIEIAYGSLRNLMELKADFGMTPQEVYNALISETQHHKQKQIKELLEEIENDQVAEEPVHHFPLRNVSSESLEKTINAHLVVAALIATVTFAAAITVPGGLNSDKGSEQGTPLLFDKAAFKAFFATNTIAFILSVIVLANHFGILDTILSGFSFWRRSVFYRTQSVAQTLGIATLMMVIAFVTGSFVILKPSNDLNSILYLINPGLSFFLWLMAIFLLRI, encoded by the exons ATGGGATCTGAGGAGCTTGAAGAGAACATGGATGCTTCGCTGTATAAGGCAGCAGCAGAAGGCAACATTGAAGAATTCAATAAGCAGGGGCTTCAACTTGAGTCGCTAAAGACCCCAACCCATGACAACGTGCTCCATGTTAACTTGGCAACCCAGGAGAATGCTGCCTGGCCTTTCAGCATATTTttatcaataatcaaattctacCCCTTAATTAAATTCTATCCCTTAATACATGGATGCTTCTCTTCATCTTTGCTTAATTTAATTACTAGGATAAGAGGAGAAAAAAGATCAGATTTTATCGAACGAATTCTCAGCGAGTGTCCGTCACTGCTACTCCAAACGAATGCTAAAGGTCAAACTCCTCTGCACTATGCAGCAAAGAATGGACACTCTGCTATTGTGAAACTTCTAATCAAGTCTTGCGCAAAACCTAGAACTGGAGATTTAGAGCAGGGAACGGATCAAGGAAGTGCAGTGAGGGAGATGCTTAGGATTAGGGATAAGGAATCCAACACGGCTTTACATGAAGCAGCACGGTGTGGCAATGTTGAAGTGCTGAAAGCATTGTTGGAGTTTAAAAACCCTGATTTTCCGTATTCTGCCAACGAAAAACAGGAGACTCCACTTTACATAGCAGCTAGGAGGAGAGGATCTGGGCGCTTGTTGACTCTATTATTACGTGAATTCGGATCAACGCCTCATGGCGGCCCCCACGGTAGAACAGCTTTGCATGCAGCGGCTATGGCTGGAGATGCAG AGGCAATAAGGGTAATATTAGAGAAGGAGAATTTGACGAAGGAAAGAGATGAAGATGGACACACCGCTCTTCATTATGCTGCACACTTGGGTTCTAGAATATCAGTTGTGGAAGAACTGTTAAAAAGGGATATATCAGCTGCCTATATAGGTGATGGTAAGAGGGGGATGACACCCCTTCTTATGGCAGCCAGGCAAGGTGATGTTAGAACAGTTTTAAGGATTATCTCTTTATGTCCAGATTGTTGTGAAAAAGTGGACGACAAAGGTTTGAATTTACTTCATTATTTGGCTTTTAGAGGCTCTTTCACTCTATATGGGCGTTCTCTTTTGAAGCTTGGTGGTATTGAGATTGCATATGGATCACTCAGAAATCTAATGGAGTTGAAAGCTGACTTTGGGATGACACCTCAAGAAGTTTATAATGCACTTATATCTGAGACACAGCATCATAAGCag AAGCAAATCAAAGAATTGTTGGAAGAAATTGAGAATGATCAAGTGGCGGAGGAACCAGTTCATCACTTTCCATTAcgaaatgtttcttcagaaagcTTGGAGAAGACAATAAATGCTCATTTAGTAGTGGCAGCACTTATAGCCACCGTCACATTCGCAGCGGCAATAACTGTTCCTGGTGGTTTAAATAGTGACAAAGGGTCAGAGCAAGGCACTCCCCTTTTGTTTGATAAGGCAGCCTTTAAAGCATTTTTTGCAACAAATACAATAGCCTTTATTCTCTCTGTTATTGTCCTCGCCAACCACTTCGGGATTTTGGATACTATATTATCAGGATTTAGTTTTTGGCGTCGATCGGTTTTTTATCGAACGCAGTCTGTTGCTCAAACACTTGGCATTGCAACATTGATGATGGTAATTGCTTTCGTCACAGGCAGTTTTGTGATCTTAAAGCCATCCAACGATCTTAACAGTATTTTATATCTCATCAACCCTGGCCTTAGTTTCTTTTTGTGGCTAATGGCGATTTTTTTATTgcgtatttaa
- the LOC107933352 gene encoding ankyrin repeat-containing protein ITN1, protein MIRGEKRSDFVEQILSKDRSLLTQTNAKGQTPLHVAASNGHSAIVKLLIRYCARARDGDLENLGMDQLNAVRDMLRIRDQEFNMALHEEAAGCGNVEVVKALLEFEDPDFQYSANKKQETPLYIAARKRGSGRLLTLLLDKSEAHGGPHGRTVLHAALMAGDAEAIRVILEEKGNLTKERDEDGHTPLHYAAHLGSRLSVVEEVLKRDVSAAYIGDKKRGMTPLLMAARQGYLGTVSKILSICPDCCEKVDNKGLTLFHYLAFRGFPYPSELSLFKCGGIEISFVKPSGIAISFVKNGGIETVYGSLRNLMNLEGAFGMTPQEVYYALRSNKQHQKQTQINEFLEEIQNDQVAEKPVCPNLLPTISAESLEKTRDAHLVVAALIATIAFAAAITVPGGLNSEKGSEQGTPVLIDEVAFKAFVITNALAFIFSVSALFIYFRVMDNILSGFKFWRETFLYRTRAISGLLGYATVAMMIAFSTGSYVVLKPSYGLAIVSYLICPAFFLSVLLILNIAYLCNI, encoded by the exons ATGATAAGAGGAGAAAAAAGATCAGATTTTGTCGAACAAATTCTCAGTAAGGATCGGTCACTGCTAACCCAAACGAATGCTAAAGGTCAAACTCCTTTGCACGTTGCAGCAAGTAATGGACATTCTGCTATTGTGAAACTTCTAATCAGGTATTGCGCAAGAGCTAGAGATGGAGATTTAGAGAATCTGGGAATGGATCAACTAAATGCAGTGAGGGATATGCTAAGGATTAGGGATCAGGAATTCAACATGGCTTTACATGAAGAAGCAGCAGGGTGTGGCAATGTTGAAGTGGTGAAAGCATTGTTGGAGTTTGAAGACCCTGATTTTCAGTATTCTGCCAACAAAAAACAGGAGACTCCACTTTACATAGCAGCTAGGAAGAGAGGATCTGGGCGCTTGTTGACTCTATTATTAGATAAATCGGAAGCTCATGGTGGCCCCCACGGTAGAACAGTTTTGCATGCAGCACTTATGGCTGGAGATGCAG AGGCAATAAGGGTAATATTAGAGGAGAAGGGGAATTTGACAAAGGAAAGAGATGAAGATGGGCACACCCCTCTTCATTATGCTGCACACTTGGGTTCTAGATTATCAGTTGTGGAAGAAGTGTTAAAAAGGGATGTATCAGCTGCCTATATAGGTGATAAAAAGAGGGGGATGACACCCCTTCTTATGGCAGCCAGGCAAGGCTATCTTGGAACAGTTTCAAAGATTCTCTCTATATGTCCAGATTGTTGTGAAAAAGTGGACAACAAAGGTTTGACTTTATTTCATTATCTGGCTTTTAGAGGCTTTCCCTATCCATCAGAGCTTTCTCTTTTCAAGTGTGGTGGTATTGAGATTTCTTTTGTCAAGCCTAGTGGTATTGCGATTTCTTTTGTCAAGAATGGTGGTATTGAGACTGTATATGGATCACTCAGAAATCTAATGAATTTGGAAGGTGCTTTTGGAATGACACCTCAAGAAGTTTATTATGCACTTCGATCTAATAAACAACATCAGAAACAG ACGCAAATCAATGAATTCTTGGAAGAAATTCAGAATGATCAAGTGGCGGAGAAACCAGTTTGTCCCAATCTCTTGCCAACTATCTCTGCAGAAAGCTTGGAGAAGACAAGAGATGCTCATTTAGTAGTGGCAGCACTTATAGCCACCATTGCATTTGCAGCGGCAATAACTGTTCCCGGTGGTTTGAATAGTGAAAAAGGGTCAGAGCAAGGCACTCCCGTTTTGATTGATGAGGTAGCCTTTAAAGCATTTGTTATAACAAATGCATTGGCCTTTATTTTCTCTGTTTCTGCCCTCTTCATCTACTTTAGGGTTATGGATAATATATTATCAGGATTTAAATTTTGGCGTGAAACATTTTTATATCGAACTCGAGCTATTTCTGGGCTTCTTGGCTATGCAACGGTTGCGATGATGATTGCTTTCAGCACAGGCAGTTATGTAGTCTTAAAACCTTCCTACGGACTTGCCATTGTTTCATATCTCATCTGCCCTGCCTTTTTTCTCTCTGTGTTGCTAATTTTGAATATTGCATATCTATGTAAcatataa